A stretch of DNA from Salvelinus fontinalis isolate EN_2023a chromosome 17, ASM2944872v1, whole genome shotgun sequence:
ACGTCGACAACGGACTCAAACCCTACCACGCTCAGCGAGATCCCATTGACCCGCAATGAGTGGCCCTTGGCACTTATTTTTTGATTTTACTCccttttacccccttttctccacaATATCGATCTTGTCTTATCGcagcaactccccaacgggctcgggaggcaaaggtcgagtcatgtatctttgaaacatgacccgccaaaccgtgcTTCTTAACATCCAATTAAACCAGCcaagtaaacccccccccccccccgacgacgctgggccaattgtgcgccaccatatgggactcccggtcacagcgagttgtgacacagcctgggatcaaacccaggtctgtagtgatgcagtgccttagaccgctgcaccactcgggaggcccgtgGTACTGCGCAATTCTGCCTTCCTTCCACCTGAGAACTGTGTCAGAGGTCTTACTCCTTTTAGCTAAAAATGACTGAAGGTTTGGTAACCAACTTACGTTAAAAGTTCGTAGTGGCAGATGCCAGGTGGCACCCAGTGGCCATTTTATTTAGCTGCATCTAGCTTGCACTAATTCTATGGTACTTTCTTATGTGGATTGATAAACAGGAAAGAGGAAGTGTTTTATTCAATTAAGAATATTTCTCAATAGTCTGATGCACTCATGATGATCTGCTGCCATCCTTTTGTTATGCCTGCATAAGCATAGCTCTTTACTCCGGTTTATCTATTAAAACCAGAGGTTTACGGAAAGCCTATCCCTGACTCTGGTTCAGTTCTTGAATGGAGTTTGGCTATCTTTTTTGGTTAGAAACACCTCAAGGAGGACAGTACACTCtcactttaaaaaataaaataaatgtgtaCATGTGTACCACTAATTAGGGTCCATAGAAACATGGAACAAAACTGTGGTTGTTACCCTGTCACAACATGTTTTAAAGTTGTAATGTTTGTGCTCTAGCTTCAGGACATGACTGTGGAAGAAAAACGGATTATGCATTTGAGGTAACTTGAACTATTTAACAATATTTTCACTCATTTGACTTTGACATGGCCACAGAAGCTTTTCAAAATAATTAAATAAGCCCTACTAATAAGCAGACTTGACAGTTATTAATTAAAGTAAAACCCACAATATAATCCAACTACTGTCATGAGGCTCAGCATTAAACCCCTTTTTAAAAAGATTTAAAGTAGTCTTTAGGCTAAAGTACTGCAAAAAAAGGTGTACTGACACTTTTCTAAGATATCTATTTCTATATTTTATTAATGAAAAGTAGTCGACAGTATTCTTCCTTGGGATGTTGGCCAACGTTAACCATATTTTTCATGTTATTATTTGGTTTCAGATGGCGAGCTCAAACATTAGATATGGAGAGGGTGTCACACGGGAAATTGGTATGGTAAATAAGTCTCTGCTATTTCTTGATGCTATTCATGACAAGATATGAAACAACTCATGTTTACATAATATAATTGTTCTTCCTAAATGGTAAAGGGTTGTGTTCACAAGTAAAAGGTTTCAATAATAGAAGAGACATGAACAGGCCTAAAATTGAAATGCATATGATGCTTTGAACATTAATCATATAAGATTTTGTCTAAGACGTGAATAACTCTCCTATTTTGTGATTTTCTTTTAAATTGCAGGATCTTCAGAACATGGGAGCCCGTAACGTGTGTCTTATGACGGACAATAATCTGTCTCAGCTCTCTCCTGTCGAGGCCGTGTTGGAGTCTCTAGTTCAGAACGGGGTTAACTACAAAGTTTATGACAATGTTCGGGTGGAGCCAACAGACTCCAGGTAACCCTTGTGCGTTCCAATTGGCACCCtagctattccctatatagtgcactacttttgaacagagcagggtccatagggctctggtcacaagTAATGCACTAccgtatatagggaatagagtgccatttgggacacttattttcaatgactgtattttctatttaatttatttaactaggcaagtcagttaagaacaaattcttatttacaatgacagcctacacccaAGGTATGGCATACATCTTGACTGGAATTTCATCATTACATTTGATAGTGATTATAGTTTTTCCTAATTTGGAGTAAATGTATGGATGAAAAGCGTAATACAAAAGTCAATCAAGGGATGAATTTTCAATAAAGTAATCACTTTCGCTCTTTAATATACAGCTTCAAGGAGGCCATAGCTTTTGCGAAGAAAGAAACGTTTGACATTTACGTTGCTGTGGGTGGAGGCTCAGTGATTGACACCTGTAAAGCTGCCAACCTGTATGCCTGCCATCCCGACGCGGATTTCCTAGACTTTGTCAATGCGCCTATAGGGAAGGGAAAGCCTATTACAGGTGCTCTCAAGCCCCTGATCGCAGGTACTATGACCCCCAGTCACAATTACACACTGAGGTTAATAGGTTTAGGAACTAACTGACCCTGGTACACTGGACCATTTAGAATTTGTTTTATGTACACCGTATATAAATGTGTGTTTACTATGACTATTATAGATTACAGAGATTTTTTTGTGGATGGTTGTGCACACCTGATCTTGTTAGACTGTACCTCAAATCCTCTCAGGGACGAAATTAATATGTCATACACTTTTAGAACAATTTAATGGATGTGCAGATATGGAGTTTTCCTAATATAGGCTAAACTTGTACATGTTAGTCACATGGCAACTATTTTTCTCTTAAGTTCCCACAACAGCAGGAACTGGCAGTGAGACAACAGGTGTTGCCATCTTTGACTTCGAAAAACTGAAAGCAAAAACTGGTAAAAACACTTTGTCAGGCCACAGCTATCTCTCTCCTTAGTTGCATTGCTGGCCTCACATTCAAATGATAATtcaattcatactgtatgttgcaaTGTTTCATTCAATGACTTAGTATGACTTGCTTGTCTTCTGGTTCATCTTTTCAGGCATCGCCAGCCGAGCCATTAAGCCGACTCTTGGAATAGTGGATCCTCTCCACACTCTGCATATGCCCGAGAGGGTGGCTGCCAACAGCGGTTTTGATGTGCTATGGTATGTAAATACACTGTattcagtgcattcgtaaagaaTTCAGCCCCCTTCCCCTTTTCAACAttttgccagttgaggacttgtgaagcgtctgtttctcaaactagacactctaatgtacttgtcctcttgctcagttgtgcaccggggcctcccactcctctttctattctggttagaaacagtttgtgctgttctgtgaagggagtagtacacagcgttgtaccagatcttcagtttcttggcaatttctttcaAGGAATAGCCtgaatttctcagaacaagaatagacttgacgagtttcagaagaaagttctttgtttctgcccattttgagcctgtaatcgaacccacaaatgctgatgctccagatactcaactagtctaaagaaggccagttttattgcttctttaatcaggacaacagttttcagctgtgctaacataattgcaaaagggttttctaatgatcaattagccttttaaaatgatcaacttggattagctaacacaacgtgccattggaacacaggagtgatggttgctgataatgggattctgtacgcctatgtagatattccattaaagaaatctgccgtttccagctacaatagtcatttacaacattaacaatgtctaaactGTATGTCTGACCAATTTGATGATATtttaaattaacaaaaaaaagtgcttttctttcaaaaacaaggacatttctaagtgaccccaatcttttgaacagtagtgtatattgatCACATTCAATCAGTCAGTCTGTGTAACATATTATTATGTTTTTAAGGCTACATTCACATATTTTATCAACTTATAAACCAAAGAACTCATTCATCAACATGCTTCTCTCTACCGACATGCTGCAGAGGCCTTTGACCTTTTCCCCACTCTGTGCTCTTATGACGTCAAGGTGGTGCCAGATAGAAGTGACTGATTAGAAAAATAGGAGTTGGATTAAGTTATTTTCTTCATCTGTTCTCTTTGTGTGCCCTTATGCAGCCATGCCCTGGAGTCCTACACGGCTCTTCCCTACAACATGCGCAGGCCCTGCCCTCCCAACCCCATCAACCGGCCGGCCTACCAGGGCAGTAACCCCATTAGTGATGTCTGGTCCAGACATGCTCTGAATGTAGTGGCCAAGTACATGAAACGGTAAACGCCTTCCTAATGAGGCTTCCACTAGTTATTCCACAGTTGTATCCCCTAAAAATCACTTCTGTCTATTTTGGAATATTATTATCAGTGGTTTCTTATTATTAGTGCTGATGTA
This window harbors:
- the adhfe1 gene encoding hydroxyacid-oxoacid transhydrogenase, mitochondrial, whose amino-acid sequence is MAGRDRIVHLLRQLEKAACRCPAHSHTFHQASGHDCGRKTDYAFEMASSNIRYGEGVTREIGMDLQNMGARNVCLMTDNNLSQLSPVEAVLESLVQNGVNYKVYDNVRVEPTDSSFKEAIAFAKKETFDIYVAVGGGSVIDTCKAANLYACHPDADFLDFVNAPIGKGKPITGALKPLIAVPTTAGTGSETTGVAIFDFEKLKAKTGIASRAIKPTLGIVDPLHTLHMPERVAANSGFDVLCHALESYTALPYNMRRPCPPNPINRPAYQGSNPISDVWSRHALNVVAKYMKRAVNDAEDVKARSSMHLASVFAGIGFGNAGVHLCHGMSYPIAGNVKTYMAKGYNVDHPVVPHGLSVVLTSPAVFAFTASMCPERHLEAAEILGADVSNTKRKDAGLLLADTLRQFLYDLKVEDGLSAVGYTKDDIPDLVRGTIPQERVTKLSPREHTEEDLTNLFEASLKLY